The following are encoded together in the Brassica napus cultivar Da-Ae chromosome A9, Da-Ae, whole genome shotgun sequence genome:
- the LOC106434258 gene encoding GDP-mannose transporter GONST1, giving the protein MKSYEHDGVDLEDGKTRDKPTLRKIPNQALLSGLAYCVSSCSMILVNKFVLSSYNFNAGIFLMLYQNFVSVIIVMALSLMGLITTEPLTLRLIKVWFPVNVIFVGMLITSMFSLKYINVAMVTVLKNVTNVITAVGEMYLFNKHHDNKVWLALFLMIISAVSGGITDLSFNAVGYAWQIANCFLTASYSLTLRKTMDTAKQVTQSGNLNEFSMVLLNNTLSLPLGLILSFAFNEMDYLFNTPLLRLPSFWMVMTLSGLLGLAISFTSMWFLHQTGATTYSLVGSLNKIPLSIAGIVLFHVPTSLQNSASILFGLVAGVVFARAKMREKS; this is encoded by the exons ATGAAATCTTACGAACACGATGGAGTGGACTTGGAAGATGGGAAGACACGAGATAAACCAACTCTGAGAAAGATACCTAACCAGGCTTTGTTATCCGGTTTAGCTTATTGCGTTTCATCATGCAGCATGATACTAGTTAACAAGTTTGTTCTTTCCAGCTACAACTTCAATGCTGGGATCTTCTTAATGTTATACCAG AACTTTGTCTCAGTGATCATTGTTATGGCTTTGAGCTTAATGGGTCTGATAACAACTGAACCATTGACCTTGAGATTGATTAAGGTCTGGTTCCCCGTGAACGTGATATTTGTTGGGATGCTTATCACAAGCATGTTTAG TTTGAAATACATCAACGTAGCAATGGTCACGGTCCTGAAGAATGTCACTAATGTAATAACAGCAGTTGGTGAGATGTATCTATTCAACAAGCATCATGACAACAAAGTGTGGCTTGCTCTCTTCTTAATG ATCATTTCTGCAGTATCTGGAGGGATAACAGATCTATCTTTCAATGCTGTTGGCTATGCCTGGCAAATTGCTAATTGCTTCTTAACTGCATCTTACTCT cTGACACTGAGAAAGACAATGGATACGGCCAAGCAAGTTACTCAATCTGGAAACTTGAACGAGTTCTCCATGGTCTTGCTTAATAACACACTTTCATTACCGCTTGGCCTTATTCTTTCTTTTGCTTTCAACGAGATGGATTATCTTTTCAACAC GCCACTTCTTCGATTGCCAAGTTTCTGGATGGTCATGACACTCAGTGGACTTCTTGGTCTTGCTATTAGCTTCACTTCAATGTGGTTTCTTCATCAAACCGGAGCTACAACATACAG CTTGGTGGGATCACTAAACAAGATACCGTTGTCTATTGCTGGGATCGTTCTTTTCCATGTACCGACCAGTTTGCAGAACTCAGCAAGCATACTCTTTG GTCTTGTGGCTGGAGTTGTGTTTGCCAGAGCTAAAATGAGGGAGAAGTCCTAG